From the genome of Triticum aestivum cultivar Chinese Spring chromosome 3B, IWGSC CS RefSeq v2.1, whole genome shotgun sequence, one region includes:
- the LOC123070420 gene encoding RNA polymerase II transcriptional coactivator KELP gives MDEKTQDKVEAAVLEILRGSDMESLTEYKVRTAAADRLGIDLDLPLHKRFVRRLVEDYLKSLAEEEDQKQKGGSRKEGKKKQQRQEEEEQEEDEEKEGEEEEEEEEDKGGEGKKEFDDNGDLILCRLSKNRRVTLQEFKGKTLVSIREYYIKDGKEMPTSKGMSMTVEQWETFSKSVPAIEDAIKTLGESD, from the exons ATGGACGAGAAGACGCAGGATAAagtggaggcggcggtgctggagaTCCTGCGGGGCTCCGACATGGAGTCCCTGACGGAGTACAAggtccgcaccgccgccgccgaccgcctcgGCATCGACCTCGACCTCCCCCTCCACAAGCGCTTCGTGCGACGCCTCGTGGAGGACTACCTCAAGTCCCTCGCCGAAGAAGAAGACCAGAAGCAGAAGGGCGGCTCCCGCAAGGAGGGGAAAAAGAAACAGCAGCGTCAGGAGGAGGAAGAGcaggaagaggacgaggagaaggagggggaagaagaggaggaggaggaggaggacaagggaGGTGAAGGAAAGAAAGAGTTCGACGATAATGGAGACCTCATCCTCTGCCGC CTGTCGAAGAACAGGAGGGTGACGCTGCAGGAGTTTAAGGGCAAAACGCTGGTGTCGATCCGCGAGTACTACATCAAGGACGGCAAGGAAATGCCCACCTCCAAAG GGATGAGTATGACGGTCGAGCAGTGGGAGACATTCAGCAAATCAGTACCTGCAATAGAAGACGCCATCAAAACACTTGGAGAATCAGATTGA